Part of the Osmerus eperlanus chromosome 22, fOsmEpe2.1, whole genome shotgun sequence genome, AAAAAAATAAGTAAAGTGTGAACACGGCCTAACATATGCAATAAGTTAAGATAGTAGTAGTACTATCACCACAACTCTACCAATGCATTAACAAGTTTTAAAGGTTCAAATTGTAGGTAACTTGACCTGTGGTGAAAACATTTGTAGTACAGCACAGAAGACCAAAGAGCTCTATAATATTCAGTTCTATATAAGGTACCAAAGCTAGGTGCTGGAAAAATCTTGTAAGTGCATAGGAACATTTATTTATAAATGCATTATGTTTTATTGATTTAGATACTCACACAGTTGGTCCAGTGCTAGTTAATATTTTTTGCAGCTTTGCCTCTGTGTGGCTGCCACATACTCCAAGCTTGTCTGCCAGGATAGGGAAGATTGCATGGGAGTTGCGCAGGGTCATACAGTTAACTTCCACCATCTGGATTGGCATTAACTCGTCCTGGAGCAAAGAGAGTCGTATGAGGTTTCAAATATGGTTTGACAAGAAGCCTGGGGTGTCCTCTATACTCTCAACACACCAATATCCAAGTGACTAGGCGTCATGACTAGGAGTGGGAATCTttaggtacatttacatttattcatttagcagacgcttttatccaaagtgacttccaagagagagctttacaaagagcataggtcactgataataacaacaagatagccccaaaaacattgcgggtagccaaaacatgaagcacatattgtgaaacaaccaaaacaagtgccaaagggaagaaccacaagagcatgtagttaaacatgttacaattaaacaacatgaatcgctataagtgcaagtgtacctgtagaaaagcaagcaacagtaaaaaagatgtcaacaatttaaatcagttaccacaaaCCAACAAGACTATAAGCAGTCATTGTGAtacttgaggaaactaacatggggtccagcaaactATTCGTAAGTACCTAGGTACCTCATGATTCAATTCTtgggggtcacgattcgattaaaaatcgattcacgattaTTCTGAGATAATAAAATAATCTATATAttaaaataaactttttttttaacaattcacatacatttgtgaatctatCTGAATCGCTAGCAGactgaatcgcaattcaaatgtGAATTGATTTTTTCCCCACCCCTAGTAATGACTATAAAAATTGTATGTGATAGCTTAGGTGCAGTGCTATGTAAAGAACAGTGGTTGTTTACAGGAGAACACTGAATGCTAACCTTCATCTCCTGCAGCACATGGTTGAGGCAGGCCGTTTTGCCTGTGCCGGGGGCTCCAGATATGTAGAGGCTGGCAGGGTATCTTTGTAGCACCATCTTGTCTAGGAAGGAGCGAATGGAGTTGCACTCAGTCTCCCTAGACAGCAAGCGCTCTGGAACCGCCGTGTGGAGTGCCTGCTTTACATTTTGAAACCTTGACTCTGAAAAAGGACAGACATGAAATGAGCATGTAGGAATCCAACTTGAAAATGAGATGACATAAATAAATTATCAAGAAACACTCATATCATTCCTACTTTTGCTATTAATTCAAGTTTCATTTACACATTTAATAACAGTCTACACAGATGTTGGTGGAGGGTCCTTACTTTCAGCAAAAAGACAGACTACCGGGGCTTTTTTCTCTGATTGTTGACAAGAAGAGTTTCCATCAGGTGTCTCCTGTGATCTGTTTGTACACAGTCTGCcagtgggagatggaggctgcTTGAGGAGCACAGATACCATCCCCCGAGTAGGTGACAGGAGGGAGTTTTCATCAAAACCTAGCTTGCGGGAGGACGATACTGCAAGGTGGTTGCGTTTAGGGGGTGAGCCCTGAAGATTGACATCTAGGTTACATCCATTTTCATCACCTAGAACAAAAGACAAGACACTTCTAGCATATAGGCCTATGAATAtacacaacttttttttttaaccccttCCGAATAATGTGAAATCTCAAATAAATGAAAACTCACCCATGCGTTTGCAAGGGCTGAGGGCAAGTCGAGGCGTCTGTTTTGGAGACAATGGGGTGGCTATGAGGGTACCTTTTCCAGGCGACGGGTGAACTATCTGAACCAAGAGTGGGAATTTGGACTGAGATTTTATATTCTGCTGTTTGCAGGGGGACTGGATCTCTTCCTTGAGGTTGGTGCCATTGCAATGCATTGCCATTCTAGAGGATCTTAGTCTACGTAGAGGACGAGTGGAATGAGTTTGGTCCTGGGGGGGTGCTCTGGGCATCTTTCTGAAAAGGAGAAAAGGTTAAGCATTTTGCGAAGCCGTGCACTACCGGCACATATGCTACCTGCAAAAAACGATTCCATGTTGAAAAACGAGGTGGGAGCGAGTTTGCCAAAGTTGTCCAATGCGTGTGACGGGGGAGGGTCCGTGAGTGATTATTCAACTGCATGGGTAACGTCATCTATACTCGTGTGTCTCGCAAAGGGAGTGATTGACGGCTAATATTAACCAATAtaaaatctgcattaaagttaaGAATCTAATGATGAAGTTTGACTGGTTATGTAATGTGGGATAGAACTGTGGACCTATTACTTTTAGGTACAGCTCGCAGGCACATACTACTGTGCAATTAGCGAGCATTTTGtagaaaaatgaaaacatgttaCGGCCACAacacagggtttttcctgggtcaaaatgggtcttcggtgctcaaaaacaaaaatatatatgtatatatatatatatatatatatatatatatatatatacatatatatatatatatatatatatatattcttttttttctaatcaatgtatttattcccaggtgttttgccctcccccgaccccccccccccccccaccgaaactaaacctatatttcggaacaggttaatgtaatagctaatgtaatattgcacatattttcgtcctatttcccctaaagcaataaagttaggctacttaaagacaccttacactcataaagtatgttctaaatgccataaatgctgccaattaataattgacgtagcaacttattgtaaatggtcagtagcctagtctatcaattaaggtaggccactctgaagcatgtacactgcctgcttcatttgatcttgataggctaagcattctgtagcaaataataacaataaacccactatttattcattaaaactacttcagcataataatgcacctaaaatacaaacgtgagcaagggcagcaatcgctatcgaatcaacagacgtgcaatttagctagcaggggatgaatacaaacaacgaaaatcaccagttaacttgatttaaattttCAAGAACTATAGatttatacaataacaggcttaaatgaactgacaaaataaattattaggggtgtaacaatatatcgtggtaCAATACATTGCGGTACAAAAATGTAACAATATCGTGGAGTCGTGACGATATTTTTTCGATATGACATTCGTtttatcctattggttgagctacctaTCTTGCACCTGCGTCTCGCGTACACACAGCATTGAGCATTCACAGCTTGAACTGGGCAGTAGCCTAGCAGGGAAAAATGAGTTCGACTGATAtagaacagtggttctcaaactgtGGTACGCGTGCCCCCTTCTAGTGATATGCGGAGGAATCTCAGAAATATGTAAATACTCTAACCATGATATCATTGAAATGTAATTTTAAATAAGTTTTGCCTTCCCTATAATATTTTAGCTTCGAAACAAAGATAAATGTTGGCATGTGCTAGGACCAAACTGTTCCCGGGTTCCACAGTGACTGGACATAATGTAGCTATGTTAGCCTGCTGCTACATAGGCCATTACTTTGCTTTGATTCATGTAAAGTAGCATGATTATACGTCAATATAAGGCAAGGTAGCGCGACGTGATGCAAACGTTACAAGCTGATGCTGCACATTATTCAAGACACAAGTGGATATATATTCATTTTTTTACTATTTACGGGGCATTTGTCATTATCTCCATTACTTCAAAAAGTCACGTGAAAGTGTAAGGgttttcctctccttcactaGCATTCCACCGGCGTGCGAATACAAACAATGACGTTATGGTGGCAAAATAAATGAACACAGAACTGGATGATATCGCAATTTAACTTTACTGATGATGGGCTTATCGTATTGATGCagccacaaaaaaaaagaagtttatTTAGCTTTCCCCCGAGGGGCAGATCAGCCAATCAGGACAAACAGgctgttgcctgggcaacactaGCCTGTACCTGTGCACGTCCCTGAGGGTAGGCTTACTACTGTAACGTCGGTCATAATGGTGGTACTTGGAGTCAAATATTTTCTGAGGTGGTACGGGGAGTAAAAAGTTTGAGTCTGTTGTACACAAACATTGTTACTTAACATACAGAAGTTCAAATGAAAATATTTGCACATTCTAGAAGTTGATTTAGAATtactatttttttctttctggggGGTTCAACGTATCTAGATACGTATCGTATCATTACGCCAGTATCGGGATACGTAtcgaatcgtgagctgagtgtatcgttacacccctataaATTATacaacttacagttctcaaggacgcacacacgcaatcgcaactgctattctccgacatgcactccaacaatcactgctgatagacggcctataattttgtacagcccgatttctgataccgtggcggcagaaatgcaGCCGTGGCGggccgttacggacagacagtcggacggattggttgaatttatagtactccaagggctgtcgtcgagtgtttatttaactaggttatcgagaagtcggagcaaattaaAAAATTTGccatttcatcaataaaataagcacattttcagcaactacactgcccatttctcgtcccattttaattcagatgctgatttacatgtactgtttagctgaaatatgaattgtgaaaagttacagcaatggcggtcaaaggattcggttcgtcttgttggtcacggcaaccccgcccccgcccctgacgcaagctgttcttaatacggaccaatcacagccaaggggtatctgtaaaatgacggacagtcaggaaaatcaggaggtgcacgtagagctctccgaggggctccctgtgtccgtgaaaacggagtagtataaatcggccttcaGTCATACCAGCAGCATGAAAATAGAGACATGCCTCAAATACACAAGTAGATTAATTTGGTCTTTCAGTACTACTGTGCTTGACTCGCATGTCATCTAGTACGACAGTAAactgatatctctctctctcggaaaATGACAAGCTATTAAGGGGATCCACAAGAAGGCTGTTGGATCCATTGTGTTGTTTTTATCAGTAATAAACTAAATTTACTGCACTTGCGCTGTACTATTGTACAATTATTAATGTCATATTATTATTCTATTATCCATGTGATTTAACACAATTCAATGTAACACTTTTATTTAATGTTTCATAGTGTGGCTAACTTTGGCTAACTAAGTTACCCCTGTTTTTTCACAAGACAAATGTGCATAGCTGCCTCAATCTTACTGACACATTTTGTTCTTCATATAAATGATATAGGTAAATAGGTATACAGTACATGATCCTATAAGATGAATTAAAGGATAATATCCATTAAAAAAATCccctaaaaaaaactgtaaaattttGGAACCAGTCCCATTGGATATATTCCTACAGGATATAAATCCTGTAAGAGTCCAATAGGACTGGTTCCaaaattttacagttttttttagggGATTTTTCTATCGGAATCCTATAGAACTGAGGGCAAGTCACACTCAGACTGAAGAACAGCTTCTTTCTCAAAGCTGTAGCTGCCATTGCCATCACCCATTTTAACAATTCACTTTTATCCTTGGTTTTCTGCTGGACTTTCCATATATAGCTCTaccatgtcgctttggataaagcgCCAGCTAAATGAATATACATGTATTTAACTGTTGGCCAGATATGACGAAAGTAATTTCGTTCTTTTGTCCACCCCGTAGCCTACGGTACTAGTAGCCACTCAATTGCCTTTACACTTCTTTTACACTGTCGGCTGTTTcgattatatacacacacaattgaGCAATTTAGCTGGCTCTAATGAAACGTACAATTCAGCCATTCCTACATATTGAGAGCTTGGGCAATTGCGTCTGTAAGACTCATCATTCTGGCGCCAACATAGTAGCTAACTATCAAAAGCTAACCCTCGTTACCATTTCCAGCTGACTGAATGTCTGTCTCTATACCTTTCACCAACAACACATATCGACACTAGTAGTGAGGATTAAAGAAAAACAGCTAGCCTATGTAGCCTATCTAGCTAGGTACGAACAAATCGTCTAACCCTGCTAAAAGTAATATGTATAAGGAAAACTAACTTTTATATGATTTGAAAAAACCAAATGATTTCTGAAATGTAATAAAGGCAACTTATGATACACCATATTTAGATAATAATATTAAGACTCAAATTAGATGTAAAATACCTTTTTAAAGCGAGTATTTTGGTCTGGTTCCAACAAGCGCGCTATCCTGACGACACTAGTAGTACCTCCGTGAAGTTTGCGCTCCTCCTCCCACTAGTAAAATGTGATTGGCCCCTGGGTATTAATGTTTTTACTTCCTAACTTGTCATTGGTTTGGCACATAACGTCAGTGTAACTAGTGGCGGGATTTTTAGGGGGCGGACAAAATATTTCCCGGCAAGTTCTAGACTAGTTAAGAGAAATACACAGTTAGCAAGTTGATTCCGCGCCGGATCTGGCCCAAATGTTGCGCAGCATTCGGCCAAGATCCGTAATACCGAGTTGAGCTGGTGTCTGTTTGCAACGCGGCCCAATGCTGGCGCTGATCCGTTTCACGGATCCAGAACGAACTGGACCGTCAAATGTTTTTGTATCTTACTATTCAAACTCCATGTTGTAAACAGTTGACTTACATAAGAAATAAAATCTCAAAAGTCCTGCATACTTTTCAAAATGTTGCATTTTTATTTAAGAAATAATAAACATTAAGTAAAACATTAAGTACAATAAAGTacataaaatgtatatatacatgtcaCATCACATGTACTCAGACATGTAGAGGGATGTATACATCCCATGTCTGAGTACATCCCTCTACATGTCTGAGTTCATTAAGCAGCTGGAACAGACACTGCACCTCCTCACTGCACCTGTACAAAAATTACAGACCCTCACATCCATCAATAAACAGTGCCTATTTACCTAGTTACATCAACTCAAAATAATGAAAAGAAGATTTTGAGGGAACCAATTTTCTACTCACGCCTTTGCCTTCATTTGGCAAAACCTTTTTTTGCCATTCACACCCTTCCAGTTGATTCTTTTGGCAACACTGTCGGAAAACATGTGGGTCAGGATGTTCCAAGTCACCTTTTTAGTGTCCTGTCCCCCTATTGAAGCTAGGACTGCAATCTGTTGTATGAAAAACATATATTAGGAAACCATCACTGGAATTACTCTTTTTGAAAATAACATCACAGTGATACGCACTCTGAGCAAAATAGTTAAATGGAAAGACCgtatttttttgcagcagcagcatTACACTCCTCCTGAAGCCAGGCTTCAAAATCATATACGTCCCCTAGAGTCTCCAAAGGGAAACACACATCCACTGGCATTTCAGAAGGGCATCCTCTTTCATTGCCGTTAATCATTGAGAGCATCTGTGCTTGTTGGTGCTTCATATGTTCCAATAAGGTGAGCATTTGCAATTGGGCTGCTgcaaataagaaaataaaaacaagggAAAAAACAGAAATACTGTCAACATGACCAACTAAATATTGAGCATAAGTAAATGACTGCAGACAGTTTTACACAAACCACACAAATATGTAACAATGGAGCTTACCACTACATGGGATTGGTCCAATCCCAGACCTTGCCACTCGGCATGTCGGTGTAAACAGGCGAACACCATCCCCTGTGCACCCACTTATATAATCCCCTGGAGAGGAAGCCCTAGGACGTGGTGGAGGAGGATTCATTGAAGTTCCAGGTCGTGGAATATGGGTTTAGGGGAGTTATAGGTGGTGGTGGAACCTGTGGGGACTGGTAGGACAGTGACACAGATGGACACTGCCGAGCTGGCCGGGGGGTTGCCTTCTGTGAGACACGCTCATCATTTTTCTCCCCATCGGTGTCACCAAATAAGTGCCTGAATTAAAAATAAACAAGACCAAAGAGATCATTTAGCTTTCAATGTTTGAgtggaccaaaaaaaaaatttcTGTCATGCTGAAACTAACCTTGGCTTGATTTTTCTCTGTGGTCTGATATCATCCTCAGACTCAGACTCTAAGTCAGACATGTTGCAAGTCAGTGACTTCCTGAGTGACTGTCTTGCTGACAAATAGTCATCTAGAACATATAAACACTGACTGATCAAAACATGTGTTTACTGACACATTTGACCTAAAATTGTGAACTCAAAATGGGATTATAGACTAGCCTATATTTTGTCTGTGAACACAAGGCAATTGGTTTGCAATTACCAGACCAAAAGTGCTTTTGTCAGTTTGTTTCATGCTACCTAGAATATATTGTTTTTTCTTTGAAACAGGAGAAACTTTCTCACAAGTTTCTATCACTGACTACAGCGTTGCTCGAATGTGTTTTATCACAGGCATAGAGAAATGTGACACCACTCTGACGCCGTATTGGGATGCATGTCTGAAAGGGTAGCTCATACTGTATTGGTGAAGTGTCAGTCCTTACTtgctcacacaaacataaaaaGACACTTTTATGTTACATACCACAAGTTTTCAGAACTGTGCAGTCATGTTGTTCCCAGTcgtctccaggctcctctcttcgTCTGACTGCTTTATTTATTCTGTCATCAGTGGTGTAGCATGGCCAAAATTATGCTCCTTCACTGTAACAGTCAGATGGTACAACTGAAACAGTTCTGGTCTGAATAAATGTTACCAAGTGATACATTctgaaagagaaaaacaaaatgtCAGTCAGTCATTCCATTTGTATCCCAGTGAAGAGAAAAAATATTGTATCTTTGCACTTGAACCAAGTCCAGGACCCTGCTTTCTTGTCTTACAATAGTGTAAAGGACTCAATTTGTTGTTGCCAAAACAATTCCCAACTGGCACTAATGTGCTTCACTTTGTCAGTGGTGTTAGGAACGAGAGCATTATATAGGGTctatattatttacatttattaatacatatacatacataataaatacatatatattcCTTACTATATGATGATCATtaaaaaaagattaaaaaaataataattaaagaaaaaaaacatatatttatatacagtGATCAACAAAGGCTTGTCCgataaaactacaaaaaaaatgGTAGCACAAGAATTAAGAAGACTGAACTTTTCCTAATGGACAATTAAGAAAATTAAGTTTCTAACAATTAGTAAAGTTTCAGAGCTGCTCTCTGCACCTGACTATGGCTATGTGATGTTGAATTGATCAGCGCCTTAAGAATGGGATCCGCTCGTGAATAGTTTGCCTGCCACTCACATTCCCGGGGTTAGCCTAACTTAGACTACTTGTGGAGATGTATGCAAAAGGGGGACAGCTACTAATCCACCTCTATGGGGCAATGCTACACACTTCTGAGAAATGTCTGAAGCTTTGGCATATTTAAGCTACATCTGAAAGGTGAGATACTCAGTACACATTGAAGAAATTTGAACTGAATGGgtattcattaaaaaaaagatcTCTTTGTAAAGGCTCTGTACAACACGTAGACTCCATCAAAGCATTCAACAATGTTGCATATGCTGCAAACATCATTTCCAATGATGAAGACATTATTTCCTGTTGACACTTTAAGTGTCCACTGTTCAGTATGCATTTCCTGATACTGTCCCTTAACTTTAAGTACATTTGTACTAAGAAGTGGTCCAACAAAGTGTGTTTTTTTAGGAAATcgtttggtgtcatgtgacggATGGTGTTCTCTTGCTCAGACAGCCTTCTGAGAATTTGCTGAAGTGGACAATTGGGTTTTCTAACTAGTCTCTTGACTTTTTGCAGATAATTTTCATATGGAAAAGCAGAAATGTTCCCCAAACAACTGTGCAGCATAACATCTTGACGGAGATGGATTAAGGCATGTAcatcataaacaatttcactttGGTCATATATTTCCCCAAAATGGTTTACAAAGCTTTTCAGTAATGTCTCTGCATACGATGCAGCAGTTAAAGACAGTTGTGTACTCAAAAGAATACAGATCCCAGCGTGGAGAAGCATGAAGTTGTTGTACATATTGGTGTCAAGGAAAGAAGACAAAACGACAGGGCCAGTGTACAGAAGAAATTCCCTGAACTCAGTAGCCTTCCAACGATCAACTTCTCTCATCAACCTTGGCTTTCTGGCAAATTCTACTGGAACATAAGAACGCATTTTCACCAGACAATCTGAGAGTCTGCTGAAAATTCTTGGAAGCAACCTTAAATGTAGAGGTCCTTGGAGCCAGGGGAGTATAAGCTTTCTAACAACTCCTAGACGTACAAGATGCATGTAATCAAGAGGATATTGGGATATCATACCCACATTACAACCCTCAAAAGGGTATGATCCATCATGATGGTGCTCTTCATCTATTCTCTATGCAAATGATTCATCCGTTCTTAATCTGTACTCAGTCAAAGGGTAGCTCATGTTCCTGTTTATGTATCGTCCACGCTGTGCACATTTATCACAGCCCTGATAACCATTATGAGACttggtgttcttaatgaaagaTCTAGCAGGTGTGTCACAGATAACAGTGTGTAACTTCAGACTTTGACTTCAACTAGATTTTGCAACTCCTGGACAAAGTCTTGTATGAATTCCACTGCACTGGAAGGTTTTTTGGCACCACAATACAGTCCAATTATGACAGGTTCCTTCATAGGATGACTAACCAAGAGTCCCAGAATTGTCCAAAACTGcatgtttgaaatgttgaacaAGGGTAACCCATCTATATTGATTTGAAGTCTTAACTAATATTGTAAACCAATATTGTAACccattgtatgtttgtgtcagagcctgtttaaggagagcctgtccactccatattaaagatcctgtaaagtaaattccataatttgcttctcagtacattatatacgtgtgaaatgagttcctgaaagcatgtgcaaagcgctaaacctttgtcgcactgaaatgtggagttagaccgtagaacagtttctcttcctttttcagatcaggttttaatgggcggagccaaaaaatgccctatctacgtcatttcgccctatctacgtcagatcactgaa contains:
- the cdc6 gene encoding cell division control protein 6 homolog, with the translated sequence MPRAPPQDQTHSTRPLRRLRSSRMAMHCNGTNLKEEIQSPCKQQNIKSQSKFPLLVQIVHPSPGKGTLIATPLSPKQTPRLALSPCKRMGDENGCNLDVNLQGSPPKRNHLAVSSSRKLGFDENSLLSPTRGMVSVLLKQPPSPTGRLCTNRSQETPDGNSSCQQSEKKAPVVCLFAEKSRFQNVKQALHTAVPERLLSRETECNSIRSFLDKMVLQRYPASLYISGAPGTGKTACLNHVLQEMKDELMPIQMVEVNCMTLRNSHAIFPILADKLGVCGSHTEAKLQKILTSTGPTVLLVLDEMDQLDSKDHDVLYTIFEWPYLPKSRLCLIGIANALDLTDRILPRLQALPQCHPQLLNFSPYSRQELASIVQDRLKQVSGEKLLDASAIQFCARKVSAVSGDARKALDICRRAVEMVESNDRKAMCSSTAGTKVSCAGVPQVARVLSEVYGDRMTTSVNGEGENIPLQQKLLVCCLLLLTYNGKTKEMPLGKLHEAYSRLCDQRQVASVGQGECLSLCSLLESRGIFGLKKAKEARLTKISLKIEERDVENALKDRALLGSMLAAGLP